Proteins found in one Microcella daejeonensis genomic segment:
- a CDS encoding SMP-30/gluconolactonase/LRE family protein — MPATLEPRPLPTDRFVLAEGPQWDAGTGTISWVDVEAGLLVVARPLPDAGVEVLRTHDFGERVGFATRFGDAKFVVALERRLAVIDALGGITTSRELVPPGRRFNDGVVDPLGRLLVGTLTLDESQPGEGNQLLRLEHDGTVTVIDDDLRLSNGLGFSPAGDVLYHVDSQRATVFARSYDAATGEIGARHALVELADAIPDGLAVDVAGDLWVGLWDRSGVRRFGADGTVHGDVPLPVPHVTSVAFMGSALDHLLVTTASRDLDADALHAAPDAGRVFSIDLSGLGVTGAPATRWRPVPLPV; from the coding sequence ATGCCCGCGACCCTCGAGCCCCGCCCGCTGCCCACCGACCGCTTCGTGCTCGCGGAGGGGCCGCAGTGGGATGCCGGGACCGGCACGATCAGCTGGGTCGACGTCGAGGCCGGGCTGCTCGTCGTCGCGCGCCCGCTGCCCGATGCGGGCGTCGAGGTGCTGCGCACGCACGACTTCGGCGAGCGCGTCGGCTTCGCGACGCGGTTCGGCGACGCCAAGTTCGTCGTCGCCCTCGAGCGCCGGCTCGCCGTCATCGACGCCCTCGGCGGCATCACGACGAGCCGCGAGCTCGTGCCGCCGGGCCGCCGCTTCAACGACGGCGTCGTCGACCCGCTCGGGCGCCTGCTCGTCGGCACGCTGACCCTCGACGAGTCGCAGCCGGGCGAGGGCAACCAGCTGCTGCGCCTCGAGCACGACGGCACGGTCACGGTCATCGACGACGACCTCCGGCTGAGCAACGGCCTCGGCTTCTCGCCCGCGGGCGACGTGCTCTACCACGTCGACTCGCAGCGCGCCACGGTCTTCGCCCGCTCGTACGACGCGGCGACCGGCGAGATCGGAGCCCGCCACGCCCTCGTCGAGCTGGCCGACGCCATCCCCGACGGGCTCGCCGTCGACGTCGCGGGAGACCTCTGGGTGGGCCTGTGGGACCGCTCGGGGGTGCGCCGCTTCGGCGCCGACGGCACGGTGCACGGCGATGTGCCCCTGCCCGTACCGCACGTCACGAGCGTCGCCTTCATGGGCAGCGCGCTCGACCACCTGCTCGTCACGACCGCGAGCCGCGATCTCGACGCGGATGCGCTGCACGCCGCGCCCGACGCCGGCCGGGTCTTCTCGATCGACCTGAGCGGGCTCGGCGTCACCGGTGCACCCGCGACGCGCTGGCGCCCCGTACCGTTGCCGGTGTGA
- a CDS encoding response regulator transcription factor: MPALRVAVADDSVLLREGLVRVLEDAGLTVVAAFGDADALLAALPTLEPDAVVLDVRMPPTFRDEGVRAAIELRRRHPRIGILLLSQYVEVAYAQELLAAGTGGIGYLLKDRVVSLDEVREALERVAAGGTVLDPEVVGQLMARRVDPLQSLTTREREVLERMAEGRTNAAIAAALFIGTGAVEKHISAIFAKLGLEEGGGDHRRVLAVIAWLQRGAAG, from the coding sequence GTGCCAGCCCTTCGCGTCGCCGTCGCCGATGACTCGGTGCTGCTGCGCGAAGGGCTCGTGCGCGTACTGGAGGACGCGGGCCTCACGGTCGTCGCCGCCTTCGGTGACGCGGATGCCCTGCTCGCCGCCCTGCCGACGCTCGAGCCCGACGCGGTCGTGCTCGACGTGCGCATGCCGCCGACGTTCCGCGACGAGGGCGTGCGCGCGGCGATCGAGCTGCGGCGGCGGCACCCGCGCATCGGCATCCTGCTGCTCTCGCAGTACGTCGAGGTCGCCTACGCGCAGGAGCTGCTCGCGGCCGGAACGGGCGGCATCGGCTACCTGCTGAAGGACCGGGTCGTCTCGCTCGACGAGGTGCGCGAGGCGCTCGAGCGGGTGGCCGCGGGGGGCACCGTGCTCGACCCCGAGGTGGTCGGGCAGCTCATGGCCCGCCGCGTCGATCCGCTGCAGTCGCTCACGACCCGCGAGCGCGAGGTGCTCGAGCGCATGGCCGAGGGGCGCACGAACGCGGCGATCGCGGCGGCCCTGTTCATCGGCACCGGCGCCGTCGAGAAGCACATCTCGGCGATCTTCGCCAAGCTCGGCCTCGAGGAGGGCGGCGGCGACCACCGCCGCGTGCTCGCGGTCATCGCCTGGCTGCAGCGGGGCGCGGCGGGCTGA
- a CDS encoding putative RNA methyltransferase: protein MNTLESAFDILHCPSCGEPLAPAEGGATCANRHRFDSARQGYLSLRAAHKGKGKPASGDTVEMLEARERFQAAGFHDEITAAVLEQVPAEAAGWLADIGGGTGHYAARILDDRPALRGLVLDASTSAVRIATRAHERLAAVSADVWTGIPLRDGSVDLALRVFAPGSASELRRILAPGGTAIVVVPEAEHLRELGHGLKLMRVPAGKAEEMAASIPDAASVVSVPVRRRVQLTVEQALDAVFMGPNAFHQDREKVAAVLQEWTAPISVTIAVTVVAITVA from the coding sequence GTGAACACCCTCGAGTCGGCCTTCGACATCCTCCACTGCCCCAGCTGCGGCGAGCCCCTCGCCCCCGCCGAGGGCGGCGCCACCTGCGCCAACCGCCACCGCTTCGACAGCGCCCGCCAGGGCTACCTGAGTCTGCGCGCCGCTCACAAGGGCAAGGGCAAGCCCGCGAGCGGCGACACCGTCGAGATGCTCGAGGCGCGCGAGCGGTTCCAGGCGGCCGGCTTCCACGACGAGATCACCGCGGCCGTGCTCGAGCAGGTGCCGGCCGAGGCCGCGGGCTGGCTCGCCGACATCGGCGGCGGTACGGGCCACTACGCCGCGCGCATCCTCGACGACCGCCCCGCGCTGCGCGGGCTCGTGCTCGACGCCTCGACCTCGGCGGTGCGCATCGCGACGCGGGCGCACGAGCGGCTCGCCGCCGTGAGCGCCGACGTGTGGACGGGCATCCCGCTGCGCGACGGCAGCGTCGATCTGGCCCTGCGCGTGTTCGCGCCGGGCAGCGCGAGCGAGCTGCGGCGCATCCTCGCTCCCGGCGGCACGGCCATCGTCGTGGTGCCCGAGGCGGAGCACCTGCGCGAGCTCGGGCACGGGCTCAAGCTCATGCGCGTGCCGGCCGGCAAGGCGGAGGAGATGGCGGCGAGCATCCCGGATGCCGCATCGGTGGTCTCGGTGCCCGTGCGCCGCCGCGTGCAGCTCACCGTCGAGCAGGCGCTCGACGCGGTCTTCATGGGGCCGAACGCCTTCCATCAGGATCGCGAGAAGGTCGCCGCGGTGCTCCAGGAGTGGACGGCGCCCATCAGCGTGACCATCGCCGTCACCGTCGTCGCGATCACGGTCGCCTAG
- a CDS encoding sensor histidine kinase: MTTTSPSAPAPAPHAAPPASPASAADPLRPPVDWSYGALWRAVPRGLGYLIPTFVIAIAVSALLNSMFSGSVGLLLLVIGVPFLLLTLLVARWTGALEVLRLRWAGHAEIVEPHWRLEGETSAWRRMLHPFANGHYWLSLLHGAIVAPIIATLTFIVIVLWLSLIAVLVVLPFSFLGGWDDLVGVGPFDGELRAVGVVLAVVLGVVAAVTLPYIVRASVWLHAVVARPFLGRFKSEALENQVSSLFSSRQAAVAAEGTSLRRIERDIHDGPQQRLIRLQMDLAAAERRVETAPEEARELLQAARRQAQDALDELRALSRGFAPPLLMDRGLFAALESLATRSSVPVSLRSALGSSVDLPDEVARTAYFTASELIANVAKHSGATAATLEVVRTETELVIRVTDDGHGGAVERTGHGLAGLRERSAGLGGTIEVSSPEGGPTVVTVSLPVLGVAQPSA, translated from the coding sequence ATGACCACCACCAGCCCGTCCGCCCCGGCCCCGGCGCCGCACGCCGCGCCGCCGGCGAGCCCCGCGTCGGCCGCCGACCCGCTGCGCCCGCCCGTCGACTGGTCGTACGGCGCCCTGTGGCGCGCCGTGCCCCGCGGGCTCGGCTACCTCATCCCCACCTTCGTCATCGCGATCGCCGTCTCGGCGCTGCTCAACTCGATGTTCTCCGGCTCGGTCGGGCTGCTGCTCCTCGTCATCGGCGTGCCCTTCCTGCTGCTGACCCTGCTCGTCGCGCGCTGGACGGGCGCGCTCGAGGTGCTGCGCCTGCGCTGGGCCGGCCACGCCGAGATCGTCGAGCCGCACTGGCGGCTCGAGGGCGAGACGAGCGCCTGGCGGCGCATGCTGCACCCCTTCGCGAACGGGCACTACTGGCTGAGCCTGCTGCACGGCGCCATCGTCGCGCCGATCATCGCGACGCTGACGTTCATCGTGATCGTGCTCTGGCTCTCGCTCATCGCCGTCCTCGTCGTGCTGCCGTTCTCCTTCCTCGGCGGGTGGGACGACCTGGTGGGCGTCGGCCCCTTCGACGGCGAGCTGCGCGCCGTCGGCGTCGTGCTCGCCGTCGTCCTCGGCGTCGTCGCGGCCGTCACTCTGCCGTACATCGTGCGAGCATCCGTCTGGCTGCACGCCGTGGTCGCGCGCCCCTTCCTCGGCCGCTTCAAGAGCGAGGCGCTCGAGAACCAGGTGTCGAGCCTGTTCAGCTCGCGTCAGGCCGCCGTCGCGGCCGAGGGCACCTCGCTGCGCCGCATCGAGCGCGACATCCACGACGGCCCGCAGCAGCGCCTCATCCGCCTGCAGATGGATCTCGCCGCCGCCGAGCGCCGCGTCGAGACCGCGCCCGAGGAGGCCCGCGAGCTGCTGCAGGCCGCCCGCCGCCAGGCGCAGGACGCGCTCGACGAGCTGCGCGCCCTCTCGCGCGGCTTCGCCCCGCCGCTGCTCATGGACCGCGGCCTGTTCGCCGCCCTCGAGTCGCTCGCGACCCGGTCGAGCGTGCCGGTCAGCCTGCGCTCGGCCCTCGGCTCCTCGGTCGACCTGCCCGACGAGGTCGCCCGCACCGCCTACTTCACGGCGAGCGAGCTCATCGCCAACGTCGCCAAGCACTCCGGAGCGACCGCGGCCACCCTCGAGGTCGTGCGCACCGAGACCGAGCTCGTCATCCGGGTCACCGATGACGGCCACGGCGGCGCGGTCGAGCGCACCGGTCACGGTCTCGCCGGTCTGCGCGAGCGCAGCGCGGGCCTCGGCGGCACGATCGAGGTGTCGAGCCCCGAGGGAGGCCCGACCGTCGTCACCGTGAGCCTGCCGGTGCTCGGCGTCGCGCAGCCGAGTGCCTAG
- a CDS encoding CDP-alcohol phosphatidyltransferase family protein: MPTRRPPTPPLPTRGAVVTEQLDARARERARARAIDGTDSRAASNALLDGLRQGRFGPRAWGRFAAEITVRSVREARKRPIALAEATAVHLAMGALAHPKGRAWVVTSWVMTVTHLGMLEERRTMGLPNLLTVARANLPAAAHRLGDAVPVLALVTDFVDGKLARGTGTVTRFGTQGDYLSDTALWTWFVLTHEKSRPWQVATFAAWALPVAALTAVSIAKGGVVDLPRSRWIRPAALMEVLIGGRVVARMVQARRSG; encoded by the coding sequence GTGCCGACGCGACGCCCCCCGACCCCGCCGCTGCCGACGCGCGGAGCCGTCGTCACCGAGCAGCTCGACGCCCGCGCGCGCGAGCGGGCCCGGGCCCGCGCGATCGACGGCACCGACAGCCGCGCCGCCTCGAACGCCCTGCTCGACGGCCTGCGGCAGGGCCGCTTCGGCCCGCGCGCCTGGGGCCGCTTCGCCGCCGAGATCACCGTGCGCAGCGTGCGCGAGGCCCGCAAGCGCCCGATCGCGCTCGCCGAGGCCACGGCCGTGCACCTCGCCATGGGCGCGCTCGCGCACCCGAAGGGCCGCGCGTGGGTCGTCACGAGCTGGGTCATGACCGTCACCCATCTCGGGATGCTCGAGGAGCGCCGCACGATGGGCCTCCCCAATCTGCTCACCGTCGCCCGGGCCAATCTGCCGGCCGCCGCGCACCGCCTCGGCGACGCCGTGCCGGTGCTCGCTCTCGTCACCGACTTCGTCGACGGCAAGCTCGCCCGCGGCACCGGCACCGTCACGAGGTTCGGAACGCAGGGCGACTACCTCAGCGACACCGCCCTCTGGACGTGGTTCGTGCTCACGCACGAGAAGAGCCGGCCATGGCAGGTGGCGACCTTCGCCGCCTGGGCGCTGCCCGTCGCCGCGCTGACCGCGGTGAGCATCGCGAAGGGCGGGGTGGTGGATCTGCCGCGCTCGCGCTGGATCCGGCCCGCGGCGCTCATGGAGGTGCTCATCGGCGGGCGGGTCGTGGCCCGCATGGTGCAGGCCCGGCGCTCGGGCTGA
- a CDS encoding amidase — protein sequence MTVPLVETSVIELGRALTEGRTTAVALVQGYLDRIAAYDQRGLRLNAVPVLNPDALAEARASDDRRALGRELGPLDGIPYAAKDSYMVRGLTVASGSPAFAELVAQRDAFTIERLRAAGAICLGLTTMPPMANGGMQRGLYGRAESPYNPDYLTAPFGSGSSNGSGTALAASLCAFALAEETWSSGRGPASNNGLCCYTPSPGVISVRGNWPLVPTMDVVVPYTRTMAELLVVLDAVVADDPEPRGDFWRVQPWVSFPPASQLRPPSYPALADGASLAGVRLGVPRLYIGGAAAEPIATRPSVIAQWELARRDLEAAGAEVVEVDLPVVADYESRGRTPDRSLVAQGYVPEGFAESELWELSMLGWEEFLQANGDPALHRLAAVEPELIFPAPPGSLPGRYDDHLSRFAPEDVPLEEYVHRARRDGVPALDAIPYLAEGVPGLARARRELFDAWLDGLGLDAIVFPAVADIGPADADVNPASAELAWRNGTWVANGNLVWRHLGIPTVQVPIGLLSDIGMPVGLTIAGRGYDDARLLALGCAVEAAATRPGSALGGTRRAPSSAPELAGA from the coding sequence ATGACCGTGCCGCTCGTCGAGACCTCGGTCATCGAGCTCGGCCGCGCGCTCACCGAGGGCCGCACGACCGCCGTCGCGCTCGTGCAGGGCTACCTCGACCGCATCGCCGCCTACGACCAGCGGGGGCTCCGCCTGAACGCGGTGCCGGTGCTCAATCCGGATGCCCTCGCCGAGGCCCGCGCGAGCGACGACCGCCGCGCGCTCGGGCGGGAGCTCGGGCCGCTGGACGGGATTCCGTACGCGGCGAAGGACTCGTACATGGTGCGCGGCCTCACCGTGGCGAGCGGCTCGCCCGCCTTCGCCGAGCTCGTCGCCCAGCGCGACGCCTTCACGATCGAGCGGCTGCGCGCCGCCGGGGCGATCTGCCTCGGGCTCACGACGATGCCCCCGATGGCGAACGGCGGCATGCAGCGCGGCCTCTACGGGCGGGCCGAGAGCCCGTACAACCCCGACTACCTGACGGCGCCGTTCGGCTCGGGCTCCTCCAACGGCTCGGGCACGGCTCTCGCGGCCTCGCTCTGCGCCTTCGCCCTCGCCGAGGAGACCTGGTCGAGCGGCCGCGGCCCCGCCTCGAACAACGGGCTGTGCTGCTACACCCCGAGCCCCGGCGTGATCTCGGTGCGGGGCAACTGGCCGCTCGTGCCGACGATGGACGTCGTCGTTCCCTACACCCGCACGATGGCCGAGCTGCTGGTGGTGCTCGACGCCGTGGTCGCCGACGACCCCGAGCCGCGCGGCGACTTCTGGCGCGTGCAGCCGTGGGTGAGCTTCCCGCCCGCCTCGCAGCTGCGACCGCCGTCGTACCCGGCGCTCGCCGACGGGGCCTCGCTCGCCGGCGTGCGCCTCGGCGTGCCGCGCCTCTACATCGGCGGCGCGGCGGCCGAGCCGATCGCGACCCGGCCGAGCGTCATCGCGCAGTGGGAGCTCGCCCGGCGCGACCTCGAGGCCGCGGGGGCCGAGGTGGTCGAGGTCGACCTGCCCGTCGTCGCCGACTACGAGTCGCGCGGCCGCACGCCCGACCGCTCCCTCGTCGCGCAGGGCTACGTGCCCGAGGGCTTCGCCGAGAGCGAGCTCTGGGAGCTGTCGATGCTCGGCTGGGAGGAGTTCCTGCAGGCCAACGGCGACCCGGCGCTGCACCGGCTCGCCGCCGTCGAGCCCGAGCTGATCTTCCCGGCCCCGCCCGGCAGCCTGCCCGGCCGCTACGACGACCACCTCAGCCGCTTCGCGCCGGAGGACGTGCCGCTGGAGGAGTACGTGCACCGCGCGCGGCGCGACGGCGTGCCCGCGCTCGACGCGATCCCGTACCTCGCCGAGGGCGTGCCGGGGCTGGCGCGCGCCCGCCGCGAGCTGTTCGACGCCTGGCTCGACGGGCTCGGCCTCGACGCGATCGTCTTCCCGGCCGTCGCCGACATCGGCCCGGCCGACGCCGACGTGAACCCGGCCTCGGCCGAGCTCGCCTGGCGCAACGGCACCTGGGTCGCCAACGGCAATCTCGTCTGGCGGCACCTCGGCATTCCGACGGTGCAGGTGCCGATCGGCCTGCTGAGCGACATCGGGATGCCCGTGGGGCTGACGATCGCCGGCCGCGGCTACGACGACGCGCGTCTGCTCGCCCTCGGCTGCGCGGTCGAGGCGGCGGCGACGCGCCCCGGCTCGGCCCTCGGCGGAACGCGCCGTGCACCCTCCTCCGCCCCGGAGCTCGCAGGAGCATGA
- a CDS encoding tyrosine-protein phosphatase: protein MTRAMTWGGLHNAWDLGGLPAVGGDTVRGRVFRSPRLDGLDAAGWDALLAAGVRTIVDLRNDDEVAPLALPAGVTVHRCPVEDQGDAAFMGEWGRRLNSPAVWRPTLEAFPEKAVAALRAVAEAPEEGAVLVHCGAGRDRTGLISAMLLQLSGAHPEAIAVDYQLGVIAANFHLRDHPRPNERGRTDAELGVWLDEITGHLEAFLAEVDAAAWLEAQGAGELVAPLRERLSTPAGHPVA from the coding sequence ATGACGCGAGCGATGACCTGGGGCGGCCTGCACAACGCATGGGATCTCGGCGGGCTCCCCGCCGTCGGGGGCGACACCGTGCGCGGCCGGGTCTTCCGCTCGCCGCGGCTCGACGGGCTCGACGCGGCGGGGTGGGATGCCCTGCTCGCCGCGGGCGTGCGCACCATCGTCGACCTGCGCAACGACGACGAGGTCGCGCCGCTCGCCCTGCCCGCCGGCGTCACCGTGCACCGCTGCCCGGTGGAGGATCAGGGCGACGCCGCCTTCATGGGGGAGTGGGGCCGGCGCCTCAACAGCCCGGCCGTCTGGCGGCCGACGCTCGAGGCCTTCCCCGAGAAGGCCGTCGCCGCGCTGCGGGCCGTGGCCGAGGCGCCCGAGGAGGGCGCCGTGCTCGTGCACTGCGGCGCCGGTCGCGACCGCACGGGGCTGATCAGCGCGATGCTGCTGCAGCTCTCGGGCGCGCACCCGGAGGCCATCGCCGTCGACTACCAGCTCGGCGTGATCGCGGCGAACTTCCACCTGCGCGACCACCCGCGGCCGAACGAGCGTGGGCGCACCGACGCCGAGCTCGGCGTCTGGCTCGACGAGATCACGGGGCACCTCGAGGCGTTCCTCGCCGAGGTCGATGCCGCGGCCTGGCTCGAGGCACAGGGCGCGGGGGAGCTCGTGGCGCCGCTGCGCGAGCGGCTGTCGACTCCGGCCGGGCATCCCGTCGCCTGA
- a CDS encoding putative glycolipid-binding domain-containing protein has product MLLRAARRWQSLDVEPARIERATAEHGAAGGRATGTVVDAAGSTVLRYLVTWDARWCTRTVDVERASGPPLALVADGLGSWADDAGALPLLDGALDVDLAGSPLTNTLPIRRLRLAVGGAADIVTAYIPEGDRPPTTSRQRYERLAAMRYRYTSLDSGFSALLDVDPVGMVERYEGLFARIP; this is encoded by the coding sequence ATGCTCCTGCGTGCCGCTCGTCGCTGGCAGTCGCTCGACGTCGAGCCCGCCCGTATCGAGCGCGCCACCGCCGAGCACGGCGCGGCGGGCGGTCGGGCGACGGGCACGGTCGTCGACGCGGCGGGCAGCACGGTGCTGCGCTACCTGGTGACGTGGGATGCCCGCTGGTGCACGCGCACCGTCGACGTCGAGCGAGCATCCGGCCCCCCGCTCGCCCTCGTGGCCGACGGGCTCGGCAGCTGGGCCGATGACGCCGGAGCGCTGCCGCTCCTCGACGGCGCGCTCGACGTCGACCTCGCCGGGTCGCCGCTCACGAACACCCTGCCGATCCGCCGCCTCCGGCTCGCGGTCGGCGGCGCCGCCGACATCGTCACCGCCTACATCCCCGAGGGCGACCGTCCTCCGACGACGAGCCGGCAGCGCTACGAGCGGCTGGCGGCCATGCGGTACCGCTACACGTCGCTCGACAGCGGCTTCTCGGCCCTCCTCGACGTCGATCCGGTCGGCATGGTCGAGCGGTACGAGGGGCTGTTCGCCCGCATCCCGTGA
- a CDS encoding GNAT family acetyltransferase, which yields MLIRPFLPLDTDAVVELWRAAGLTRPWNDPHRDIARKLTVQPELLLVGEVEGRVIASAMAGYDGHRGWVNYLAVDPAHRGRGHARALMAEIERLLTALGCPKLNLQVRADNEEALGFYAALGYSPDAAVSLGKRLIVDGPPA from the coding sequence ATGCTCATCCGCCCCTTCTTGCCCCTCGACACCGACGCCGTGGTCGAGCTCTGGCGCGCCGCGGGCCTCACCCGCCCCTGGAACGACCCGCACCGAGACATCGCGCGCAAGCTCACCGTGCAGCCCGAGCTCCTCCTCGTCGGCGAGGTCGAGGGGCGTGTGATCGCGAGCGCGATGGCGGGCTACGACGGGCACCGCGGCTGGGTCAACTACCTCGCGGTCGACCCCGCGCATCGCGGTAGGGGGCACGCGCGAGCGCTCATGGCCGAGATCGAGCGGCTGCTCACCGCGCTCGGCTGCCCGAAGCTCAATCTGCAGGTGCGGGCCGACAACGAGGAGGCGCTCGGCTTCTACGCCGCCCTCGGCTACTCCCCCGACGCGGCCGTCAGTCTCGGCAAGCGGCTCATCGTCGACGGCCCGCCGGCCTGA
- a CDS encoding ribonuclease E inhibitor RraB, with protein MGDIGPHLTTNVEQYTQRIKMRDDVDAPREVEHFANFMNIKDARTAARQLEQLGFTVEVSRRRVVQAVLVARRMSTVDVETADAMVEQVFGVVEACRGDYDGWGAPIVRE; from the coding sequence GTGGGCGACATCGGACCGCATCTGACGACGAACGTCGAGCAGTACACGCAGCGCATCAAGATGCGCGACGACGTGGATGCTCCGCGCGAGGTCGAGCACTTCGCCAACTTCATGAACATCAAGGACGCCCGCACCGCCGCCCGCCAGTTGGAGCAGCTCGGGTTCACCGTCGAGGTCTCGCGCCGCCGCGTGGTGCAGGCCGTGCTCGTCGCGCGGCGCATGTCGACCGTCGACGTCGAGACCGCCGATGCGATGGTCGAGCAGGTCTTCGGCGTCGTCGAGGCCTGCCGCGGCGATTACGACGGCTGGGGCGCGCCGATCGTGCGCGAGTAG
- a CDS encoding iron chaperone produces the protein MSAVDDYIARFPADVQPILRAVRAAIHAGVPEASEQIRYGMPAVMLDGRYALHFAGWKNHVGLYPVPRGDEEFESLIGSYRSATDTVTLLYSKPLPVGLITRIAQECVAQRGDQHGD, from the coding sequence ATGAGCGCCGTCGACGACTACATCGCTCGCTTCCCCGCCGATGTGCAGCCCATCCTGCGGGCCGTCCGCGCCGCGATCCATGCAGGAGTGCCCGAGGCCTCCGAGCAGATCCGGTACGGGATGCCCGCCGTCATGCTCGACGGTCGCTACGCGCTGCACTTCGCGGGCTGGAAGAACCACGTCGGCCTCTACCCGGTGCCGCGCGGCGACGAGGAGTTCGAGTCGCTCATCGGCTCGTACCGCTCGGCGACGGACACCGTGACGCTGCTGTACTCGAAGCCGCTGCCCGTGGGGCTGATCACGCGCATCGCGCAGGAGTGCGTCGCGCAGCGCGGCGACCAGCACGGCGACTAG